A genomic region of Metopolophium dirhodum isolate CAU chromosome 1, ASM1992520v1, whole genome shotgun sequence contains the following coding sequences:
- the LOC132934157 gene encoding uncharacterized protein LOC132934157 — MSCLRGSDAIRKFSKDCGAKNPENLTSTRLRKQVATVAQLLNLSESDIEQLVTFMGHSKEVHKQFYRLSESTFQVAKVSKLLLMMEKGQGQEYRGKSLDEIDINIDSLVTDIEESSDVEIDHSEKKITVIASTKNNKPEEKKNEEKKHVRVCWSEEEKKVTREYFQKHILLNKAPKQDECNALKIKYPQLFENKPWKKIKTFVHNIYNKPKK, encoded by the coding sequence ATGAGTTGTTTGAGAGGATCAGATGCAATTCGAAAATTTAGTAAGGACTGTGGAGCCAAAAATCCAGAAAATTTAACGTCTACAAGATTACGGAAACAGGTAGCTACTGTAGCACAACTGTTAAATCTATCAGAAAGTGACATTGAACAACTAGTCACATTTATGGGACACTCTAAAGAAGTCCACAAACAATTTTATCGCCTTTCAGAAAGTACTTTTCAAGTTGCCAAAgtcagtaaattattattaatgatggaAAAGGGGCAAGGACAGGAGTACAGAGGTAAAAGTTTAGATGAGATAGATATCAATATAGACAGCTTAGTAACAGATATAGAAGAAAGCTCAGATGTAGAAATAGatcattctgaaaaaaaaataacagtaatagcttcaacaaaaaacaataaacctgaagaaaagaaaaatgaagaaaagaAACATGTAAGAGTATGCTGGTCAGAGGAAGAGAAAAAAGTAACGAGAGAATATTTTcagaaacacatattattaaataaagcaCCTAAACAAGATGAAtgtaatgcactaaaaataaaatatccacaaCTGTTCGAAAATAAgccatggaaaaaaataaaaacttttgttcACAATATATACAACAAGCCTAAAAAGTAA
- the LOC132935133 gene encoding 52 kDa repressor of the inhibitor of the protein kinase-like isoform X1, translating into MSSRKSGYSFKCIVKSCGELKIQKESVSFFSFPKDPARCKIWLERCQLPADILQQKNTKLCGKHFEKNMFLNFLENRLKPDAIPTLFPDERDGCDVSTSLELSSSDKVGICTFISSWHFRHQDPKYLKIV; encoded by the exons atgtcgAGCCGAAAGAGTGGgtattcatttaaatgtattgtgaAATCGTGCGGagaacttaaaattcaaaaagaaagtgttagttttttttcttttcccaaAGATCCTGCTcg ATGTAAAATTTGGTTAGAGCGATGTCAACTGCCAGCTGACAttctacaacaaaaaaatactaaattatgtggaaaacattttgaaaaaaatatgtttttaaattttttggagaACAGGTTAAAACCAGATGCTATACCTACACTATTTCCAG atGAAAGAGATGGTTGTGATGTAAGTACATCTTTGGAGTTATCATCTAGTGACAAAGTTGGAATCTGTACCTTTATTAGCAGTTG GCACTTTAGACACCAGGATCCCAAATACCTGAAAATAGTATAa
- the LOC132935133 gene encoding 52 kDa repressor of the inhibitor of the protein kinase-like isoform X2, with protein MSSRKSGYSFKCIVKSCGELKIQKESVSFFSFPKDPARCKIWLERCQLPADILQQKNTKLCGKHFEKNMFLNFLENRLKPDAIPTLFPDERDGCDAL; from the exons atgtcgAGCCGAAAGAGTGGgtattcatttaaatgtattgtgaAATCGTGCGGagaacttaaaattcaaaaagaaagtgttagttttttttcttttcccaaAGATCCTGCTcg ATGTAAAATTTGGTTAGAGCGATGTCAACTGCCAGCTGACAttctacaacaaaaaaatactaaattatgtggaaaacattttgaaaaaaatatgtttttaaattttttggagaACAGGTTAAAACCAGATGCTATACCTACACTATTTCCAG atGAAAGAGATGGTTGTGAT GCACTTTAG
- the LOC132933823 gene encoding LOW QUALITY PROTEIN: uncharacterized protein LOC132933823 (The sequence of the model RefSeq protein was modified relative to this genomic sequence to represent the inferred CDS: inserted 1 base in 1 codon): MQSQTTIIRNTVNDINETMQKVTKQAEVVDDSITHERITEIQSNLILTINLLSIEVENLVDIVNYATLGHIHSSIMSPKTITQQMSDIKSKLPPNSEFPLEITTNSISDFFKLATVTVISVDDTLIFSVETPVTNGMRFMIYEVIPLPMQLTQDQVIVIEAESAYLAVDKTQKNFISFGEHQLTKCIVLENAFVCPNEHPINVNDQLQNCEQNLFNSPPSIPNNCNKKILLSKPTVWHRLAGENTWLFVVQNEAITIPCENEIQPIRVTLNNIGKISINPKCKIYTKNTILIPTRKFKSKVFIDFFPNIPLNVIPINFKNTGGVDRRHISTNKGIQYNFKNLASHAGDLKSLQEQINVELNSTNNQQRHTYATTTVTIIVIIIIIIILVILYLLYRKLSTLKNKWKXRGTGSPNVLSSTASTNTEAEPIACTTTGARAKSLLPEII, from the exons ATGCAATCCCAGACCACAATAATTAGAAACACGGTGAACGACATCAACGAGACAATGCAGAAAGTGACGAAACAAGCCGAAGTTGTCGACGATTCAATAACTCATGAACGGATAACAGAGATACAATCAAACCTTATACTCACAATCAACCTTCTTTCGATAGAGGTAGAAAATTTGGTAGACATTGTTAACTATGCAACGCTCGGACATATCCACAGTAGTATAATGAGTCCAAAAACCATCACACAACAAATGAGTGATATTAAAAGCAAATTACCGCCAAATTCCGAATTTCCGTTAGAAATAACTACCAATAGTATATcagattttttcaaattagcTACGGTTACAGTGATAAGTGTGGATGACACATTAATTTTTTCTGTCGAAACACCCGTCACAAATGGGATGAGATTTATGATCTATGAAGTCATACCACTACCTATGCAGTTAACCCAGGATCAAGTGATTGTAATCGAAGCTGAATCAGCCTACTTAGCAGTGGACAAAACGCAAAAGAATTTTATTTCATTCGGGGAACATCAGCTGACAAAATGTATAGTTCTGGAAAACGCTTTCGTTTGTCCAAACGAACACCCCATCAATGTCAATGACCAGTTGCAAAATTGTGAGCAAAATCTTTTCAATAGTCCACCTAGTATACCCAATAATTGCAACAAAAAAATTCTCCTTTCAAAACCCACAGTCTGGCACAGACTAGCAGGCGAAAATACATGGCTGTTCGTAGTTCAAAACGAAGCCATTACAATACCATGCGAAAACGAAATACAACCTATAAGAGTAACATTAAACAACATAGGGAAAATAAGTATCAACcccaaatgtaaaatatacacaaaaaataccATACTGATTCCCACgcgaaaatttaaatcaaaagtcTTCATTGACTTTTTCCCTAATATTCCTCTAAATGTAAttccaattaattttaaaaataccggAGGCGTCGATAGACGACATATTTCAACTAATAAGGGCATTCAGTATAATTTCAAGAATTTAGCTAGTCACGCGGGAGATTTAAAATCCTTACAGGAACAGATAAACGTCGAGCTAAATAGTACTAATAATCAACAAAGGCACACTTACGCCACGACAACGGTgactataattgtaataataataattataattatattagttatattatatttattgtatagaaaattaagtacattaaaaaataaatgga ctcGGGGCACCGGAAGTCCTAACGTCCTATCTTCAACAGCAAGCACCAATACAGAGGCAGAGCCTATAGCTTGCACAACAACAGGCGCAAGAGCGAAAAGCCTATTGcccgaaataatttaa